One Hippoglossus hippoglossus isolate fHipHip1 chromosome 13, fHipHip1.pri, whole genome shotgun sequence genomic window carries:
- the aamdc gene encoding mth938 domain-containing protein: MSSPEIASLSWGHMKVKGCSSSYKDCKVWPGGSRAWDWRETGTDHHPGVQPADVEEVLQRGIDLLVIGRGMNEALQVPSTTLDFVKQRGVDVRVLQTEKAVAEYNKLVGQGAKVGGVFHSTC, encoded by the exons ATGTCCTCTCCAGAGATCGCCTCTCTCTCCTGGGGCCACATGAAGGTGAAGGGATGCTCCTCCAGCTACAAGGACTGTAAGGTCTGGCCTGGAGGCAGCCGGGCCTGGGACTGGAGGGAGACCGGCACTGAC CATCACCCTGGAGTGCAGCCTGCTGATGTGGAGGAGGTGCTGCAGAGGGGAATCGACCTGCTGGTGATCGGCAGAGGGATGAACGAAGCCCTGCAG GTTCCCTCCACCACTCTGGACTTTGTGAAGCAGAGAGGAGTGGACGTCAGAGTCCTGCAGACGGAGAAGGCCGTTGCTGAATACAACAAACTGGTTGGTCAGGGGGCCAAGGTGGGCGGAGTCTTTCACTCCACCTGTTAA
- the rps3 gene encoding 40S ribosomal protein S3, which translates to MAVQISKKRKFVSDGIFKAELNEFLTRELAEDGYSGVEVRVTPTRTEIIILATRTQNVLGEKGRRIRELTAVVQKRFGFPEGSVELYAEKVATRGLCAIAQAESLRYKLLGGLAVRRACYGVLRFIMESGAKGCEVVVSGKLRGQRAKSMKFVDGLMIHSGDPVNYYVDTAVRHVLLRQGVLGIKVKIMLPWDPSGKIGPKKPLPDHVSIVEPKEESLPTTPISEQKGAKPEAPVMPQGGTPVPTA; encoded by the exons ATGGCGGTGCAGATCTCCAAGAAGAGGAAG TTCGTCTCAGACGGGATCTTCAAGGCCGAGCTGAACGAGTTCCTGACTCGCGAGCTGGCCGAGGATGGTTACTCTGGTGTGGAGGTGCGAGTGACTCCAACCAGGACCGAGATCATCATCCTGGCTACAAG GACCCAGAATGTTCTGGGGGAGAAGGGTCGTCGGATCAGAGAGCTGACCGCAGTGGTCCAGAAGAGGTTCGGCTTCCCCGAGGGCAGCGTGGAG CTGTATGCTGAGAAGGTCGCCACCCGTGGTTTGTGTGCCATCGCTCAGGCAGAGTCTCTGCGCTACAAGCTGCTCGGAGGCCTGGCTGTTCGTAG GGCCTGCTATGGTGTTCTGAGGTTCATCATGGAGAGCGGCGCTAAGGGCTGTGAGGTGGTGGTGTCTGGCAAGCTGAGAGGTCAGAGGGCAAAGTCCATGAAGTTTGTTGACGGCCTGATGATCCACAGCGGAGACCCAGTCAACTACTACGTCGACACAGCCGTCCGCCACGTCCTGCTGAGGCAGG GTGTGCTGGGCATCAAGGTGAAGATCATGCTGCCCTGGGACCCCAGCGGTAAGATCGGCCCCAAGAAGCCCCTGCCCGACCACGTCAGCATCGTGGAGCCCAAGGAGGAGTCCCTGCCCACCACACCCATCTCAGAGCAGAAGGGGGCCAAGCCAGAGGCGCCCGTCATGCCCCAGGGGGGAACACCTGTGCCCACCGCATAA
- the LOC117773267 gene encoding uncharacterized protein LOC117773267, which produces MMRVLLITSLLLTGVWCSRNTVFVYSRVGGDALLPCSNLGSSDCSLISWTSYKGGQVSYTHEVTEGQVRADSDESGRMSITSDCSLRFRDLRVEDVGSYVCFQGGNPISNVYLSLLTITALSGITDLQPGGNLVLSCILFSYYDTGSCAPYSNEFSLSWMTEDGAVLPRESRYELINRTRCNITLVTKLQWEDNHRKWRCQVNPTGNSRAAFQDFTSTFLFQNPSTDQELTPSSLTVCSEQLHISHIVLCVALPLMVITVGFFTWRRDRHRTKTSAAEIQLQEIS; this is translated from the exons ATGATGAGAGTCCTGCTCATCACCAGTCTGCTTCTGACAG gtgtgtgGTGCAGCAGaaatacagtgtttgtgtacagCCGAGTTGGAGGTGACGCCCTCCTGCCTTGTTCCAACCTGGGTTCCTCAGACTGCTCCCTCATCTCCTGGACCTCCTACAAGGGCGGTCAGGTCAGTTACACCCATGAGGTCACAGAGGGCCAAGTGAGGGCGGACTCAGACGAGAGCGGCCGCATGTCCATCACATCCGACTGCTCGCTGCGCTTCCGTGACCTCAGGGTCGAAGACGTCGGCTCCTACGTCTGCTTCCAGGGCGGAAACCCCATCAGTAACGtttacctctctctcctcaccatCACTGCACTTTCCGGAATCACAGACCTGCAGCCTGGAGGAAACCTCGTCCTGAGCTGCATCCTGTTCTCTTATTATGACACCGGGAGCTGTGCGCCGTACTCCAACGAGTTCAGCCTCAGCTGGATGACTGAGGACGGGGCTGTGCTGCCCAGAGAGAGCAG GTACGAGCTGATCAACCGCACACGATGCAACATCACTCTGGTCACAAAACTCCAGTGGGAAGACaaccacaggaagtggagatgtcAGGTAAACCCCACAGGAAACAGCAGGGCGGCGTTTCAGGATTTCACGTCCACCTTCCTGTTCCAGAATCCGTCCACAGACCAAGAGCTGACTCCCTCATCGCTCACGGTTTGTTCAGAGCAGCTGCACATCAGCCACATCGTGCTCTGTGTGGCCCTGCCGCTCATGGTGATCACAGTGGGATTCTTCACGTGGAGACGAGACCGTCACAGAACCAAAACATCTGCAGCTGAAATCCAGCTGCAGGAAATAAGCTGA
- the ints4 gene encoding integrator complex subunit 4, whose product MAAHLKKRVYEEFSKVVQIPQEEAPAKKLRLSKPSKSAALHIDLCKATNSTDALQYLLQFARKPVEVESVEGVVRILLEHYYKETDNSVRLKIASLLSLLSKTQGFIPDCIVDDAINTLTNEKSHQVLAQLLDTLLVIGTQLPESPTVRQRLIEVACKHLSDTYFGVRNKCLQLLGCLGMVDTPLSKDSEGPSTSIAPGGVRDVQSIISDYFGDQEPRVRTAALKAMLQLHERGMKIHQIIYEQACRLLSDDYEQVRSAAVQMVWVLSHLYPESIVPIPSSNEEIRLVDDAFGKISHMVSDGSWMVRVQAAKTLGSMTQVSPQFLEQTLDKKLMSDLRRKRTAHERAKELFASGEFSSGRKWADDAPKERLDSNTVALIASGACGAFVHGLEDEMFEVRIAAVDALCQLARSSASFAEKCLDFLVDMFNDEIEEVRLQSIHVLRQISTHITLREDQLDTVLAVLEDKSRDIREALHELLCFTNVSTKECIQLALLELLKNLNKYPTDRNSVWKCLKFMGSRHPTLVLPLVSELLSTHPYFDTPEPDMDDPAYIAVLVLVFNAAKSCPTMPALFSDHTFRHYAYLRDSLSHLVPPLRLPGRKQIYGLDSVDSGCGSGSVESAHLFLVQSLNRVSTIQNLEAPGAQDLLDFTIRDLQRLGELQTELVGAADFCATYLRCQLLLMKALQDKLWNMAVPLCLKQNVTATAAAQQILEETYKLEFLYSGLENRQVATIHHVRLQAKALQLVLTARTRQGLDPLISSCEKFLLDVESFQRLFLTELPHLQDSFVDKLLELMPRLSSCKPAELVKILQTTLRQSGLLQLKLPEQIHRATATIIEPTGESDNPLRFTSGLVVALDIDATLEHVQDPQNSVKVQVLYPDGQSHVIHPKPGDFRKPGPDRHRLITQVYLSHTAWTEPSQIEVRLLLAYSSSCTSFSSSAAKQGWSDSIDGLPPPEAAVEGTIQFSKPVKVFIMPKPTRR is encoded by the exons ATGGCAGCTCACCTGAAGAAGCGAGTGTACGAAGAGTTTTCTAAAGTCGTGCAG ATTCCCCAAGAAGAAGCTCCGGCCAAGAAGTTGCGTCTGTCCAAACCCAGTAAATCCGCGGCGCTGCACATTGACCTCTGTAAGGCCACGAACTCCACCGACGCCCTGCAGTacctgctgcagtttgcacGCAAGCCCGTGGAGGTGGAGAGCGTGGAGGGTGTGGTCAGGATCCTGTTGGAGCACTACTATAAG GAGACAGATAATTCGGTGAGGTTGAAGATCGCCTCTCTGCTGAGTCTGCTCTCCAAAACACAGGGTTTCATCCCCGACTGCATCGTCGACGACGCCATCAACACACTCACCAACGAGA AGTCTCATCAGGTCCTCGCTCAGCTGCTGGACACTCTGCTGGTCATAGGTACACAACTACCTGAGAGTcctacagtcagacagaggcTCATTGAGGTGGCCTGcaag CACCTGTCTGATACGTATTTCGGAGTGAGGAACAAGTGTCTGCAGCTCCTCGGGTGTCTCGGCATGGTCGACACACCTCTGAGCAAAGACAGCGAGGGACCAAGCACCTCGATAG CTCCAGGAGGAGTGAGGGACGTCCAGAGTATCATTAGCGACTACTTTGGAGACCAGGAGCCCAGGGTCCGCACCGCAGCCCTTAAAGCCATG ctgcagctgcacgagagagggatgaagattCATCAGATCATTTATGAACAG GCCTGCAGGTTGCTGTCAGACGACTATGAGCAGGTTCGCTCTGCAGCAGTGCAGATGGTTTGGGTGCTCAGCCACCTGTACccagagag CATCGTGCCCATCCCATCCTCCAATGAAGAGATCCGACTGGTTGACGACGCCTTTGGGAAGATCAGTCACATGGTCAGTGATGGTTCCTGGATGGTTCGTGTGCAGGCAGCCAAAACACTG GGTTCGATGACGCAGGTCAGTCCTCAATTTCTAGAGCAAACTTTGGATAAGAAGCTGATGTCAGATCTCAGG AGGAAGCGCACGGCTCATGAACGAGCCAAGGAGCTTTTTGCTTCCGGAGAATTCTCCTCTGGCAGGAAGTGGGCGGACGATGCCCCCAAGGAGAGGCTGGACAGCAACACGGTCGCCCTCATCGCCTCAGGAGCCTGCGGCGCCTTCGTTCACGGCCTGGAGGACGAGATGTTCG AGGTCCGTATAGCAGCGGTGGATGCGTTGTGCCAGCTGGCTCGGTCGTCTGCCAGCTTCGCCGAAAAGTGTCTGGACTTCCTGGTCGACATGTTCAACGATGAGATCGAGGAAGTGAGGCTGCAGTCCATCCACGTGCTGAGACAAATATCTACTCATATAACACTCAGAGAGGACCAGCTTGACACTGTGCTGGCTGTGTTGGag GACAAGTCTCGTGACATCAGAGAAGCTCTCCATGAATTACTGTGTTTCACCAACGTCTCCACTAAAGAGTGCATCCAGCTGgctctgctggagctgctgaagaACCTCAACAAGTATCCCACCGACCGCAACTCTGTCTGGAA GTGTCTGAAGTTCATGGGTTCCCGTCACCCAACCCTGGTGCTGCCGCTGGTCTCTGAGCTGCTCAGCACGCACCCGTACTTCGACACACCCGAGCCTGACATGGACGACCCGGCCT ACATCGctgtgctggtgctggtgtTTAACGCTGCCAAATCGTGTCCCACCATGCCGGCGCTGTTCTCTGATCACACCTTCAGACACTACGCCTACCTGAGGGACAGTCTGTCTCACCTCGTACCACCACTCAGA TTGCCGGGCAGGAAGCAGATCTACGGTCTGGACTCGGTGGACTCGGGTTGTGGTTCTGGTTCTGTGGAATCAGCTCATCTCTTCCTGGTACAGAGTCTGAACCGGGTCAGCACCATCCAGAACCTGGAAGCACCGGGAGCTCAGGACCTGCTGGACTTCACTATACG AGACTTGCAGCGTCTGGGGGAACTACAGACCGAACTCGTGGGAGCTGCTGATTTCTGTGCTACGTACCTGCGCTGCCAGCTGCTGCTCATGAAG GCTCTGCAGGACAAGCTGTGGAACATGGCCGTCCCTCTGTGCCTCAAACAGAACGTCACGGCCACAGCAGCCGCTcaacag ATCTTAGAGGAAACCTACAAGCTGGAGTTTCTGTACAGTGGTTTGGAAAACAGACAAGTGGCCACTATTCATCATGTCCGCCTGCAGGCCAAAGCTCTGCAGCTCGTCCTGACGGCTCGCACCAGGCAGGg gtTGGATCCTCTGATCAGCAGCTGTGAGAAGTTTCTGCTGGACGTCGAGTCTTTTCAGAG GCTGTTCCTGACAGAGCTGCCCCACCTCCAGGACAGTTTTGTGGATAAACTCCTGGAGCTGATGCCGCGGCTGTCGTCCTGTAAACCTGCAGAGCTGGTGAAAATCCTGCAGACGACCCTCAGACAGAGCggcctgctgcagctcaaactgCCCGAACAG ATTCATCGGGCGACAGCCACCATCATAGAGCCGACGGGGGAGTCTGACAATCCGCTGAGGTTCACATCAGGCCTGGTGGTGGCGCTAGACATCGACGCGACGCTAGAACACGTCCAGGATCCTCAGAACAGCGTGAAAGTACAG GTTCTGTATCCAGACGGTCAGAGTCACGTGATCCATCCCAAACCTGGAGACTTCAGAAAACCTGGACCTGACCGACACAGACTCATCACACAGGTCTACCTCTCGCACACAGCCTGGACGG aGCCGTCTCAGATCGAGGTGCGCCTCCTGCTGGCCTacagctcctcctgcacctccttctcctcctcagctgccaAGCAGGGGTGGAGCGACAGCATCGACGGCCTCCCACCACCAGAGGCCGCCGTCGAGGGAACGATTCAGTTCAGCAAGCCGGTCAAAGTGTTCATCATGCCCAAACCCACCCGACGCTAA
- the kctd14 gene encoding BTB/POZ domain-containing protein KCTD14 translates to MSLPDLKSPGKQSAPANTLSPVVQLNVGGHVFSTCLSTLRKHPSSTLAELFSGHPKLRTDAQGRFFIDRDGSHFGAVLEFLRSERLPTEHVLEVHREAVHYNIKALIKLLEETPVMFGEQVGRQQFLSRVPHYRENIEVLIRIARAEAIAARQSTIMICVLRTEEDLGLSEDAINSLEAAKESVVTFGPWNATLSVRDLLDCVKMDIGSQGYKVSIKPHLVEKSFLSKRYDYFHKLVFTWW, encoded by the exons ATGAGTCTTCCGGACCTGAAGTCACCTGGAAAACAGTCTGCACCGGCAAACACA CTCTCCCCGGTGGTGCAGCTGAACGTGGGCGGTCACGTGTTCAGCACCTGTCTGAGCACACTGAGGAAACACCCCAGCTCCACGCTGGCCGAGCTGTTCAGCGGACATCCCAAACTACGCACGGACGCACAGGGGCGCTTCTTCATCGACCGGGACGGCTCCCACTTCGGAGCTGTGCTGGAGTTCCTGAGGTCAGAGCGGCTGCCCACCGAGCACGTCCTGGAG gttcaCAGGGAGGCAGTGCACTACAACATCAAAGCACTCATCAAACTGCTGGAGGAAACTCCTGTGATGTTCGGAGAGCAGGTGGGAAGACAGCAGTTCCTCTCCAGAGTCCCACACTACAGAGAAAACATCGAG GTGCTGATACGAATCGCCAGAGCCGAGGCCATCGCCGCACGCCAGTCCACCATCATGATCTGCGTGCTGAGGACGGAGGAGGACCTGGGTCTCTCCGAAGACGCCATCAACAGCTTGGAGGCGGCCAAGGAGTCGGTGGTGACCTTCGGGCCCTGGAACGCGACTCTCTCCGTTAGAGACTTGCTGGACTGTGTCAAGATGGACATCGGGAGTCAGGGCTACAAGGTGAGCATCAAGCCTCACCTCGTGGAGAAGAGCTTCCTGTCCAAGAGATACGACTACTTCCACAAACTGGTCTTCACCTGGTGGTGA